Proteins from a single region of Scleropages formosus chromosome 22, fSclFor1.1, whole genome shotgun sequence:
- the shisa4 gene encoding protein shisa-4 translates to MLLAGVALPVFAAVLSACHVSADEDCLWYVDKNGTWRNGFDCPFNSFCCGNCHHRYCCLDVYKMISEREQKRCMLFHLSPTTIAGIASSLLLFVAIIATLVCCFMCSCCYLYQRRQQHGRTSYEGQQIPLASYPVDPTYNTYGKPMMGGADPQNPGYPVVPQYYPGMPQQYPIVPQFPSSSYPPVDLGIGQPAPPPYSPPHYPGC, encoded by the exons ATGTTGCTCGCTGGAGTGGCTTTGCCGGTGTTCGCCGCCGTTCTCTCCGCCTGCCATG TGAGTGCCGATGAAGACTGCCTGTGGTACGTGGACAAGAATGGCACCTGGCGCAATGGCTTTGACTGCCCCTTCAACTCGTTCTGCTGTGGAAACTGCCACCACCGCTACTGCTGCCTAGATGTGTACAAGATGATCTCAGAGAGGGAGCAGAAGCGCTGCATGCTTTTCCATTTGAG CCCCACTACCATTGCAGGCATTGCctcatctctcctcctgtttgtGGCCATCATTGCCACCCTGGTGTGCTGCTTCATGTGCTCCTGCTGTTACCTGTACCAGCGTCGACAGCAGCATGGCAGGACTTCCTATGAAG GCCAGCAGATTCCTTTGGCCAGCTATCCTGTGGACCCCACATACAACACCTATGGTAAACCAATGATGGGGGGAGCCGACCCCCAGAACCCAGGCTACCCAGTGGTTCCACAGTATTACCCTGGTATGCCTCAACAGTATCCCATTGTCCCGCAGTTCCCAAGCTCTTCGTATCCTCCAGTAGATCTTGGAATAGGCCAGCCAG cTCCTCCACCATACTCGCCCCCACACTATCCTGGCTGCTAA
- the ipo9 gene encoding importin-9: MAGVSSSDPGSVSAAGPVQQGLKEALIETLTAILSPVQEVRAAAEEQIKVLEVTEEFGVHLAELTVDPRGALAIRQLASVILKQYVETHWCSQSEKFRPPETTDRAKAAIRELLPGGLRESISKVRSSVAYAVSAIAHWDWPEAWPQLFTLLMEMLVSGDINAVHGAMRVLTEFTREVTDTQMPLVAPVILPEMYKIFTMVEVYSIRTRSRAVEIFTTCANLICAIEELEKGAAKALIFPVVQQFTEAFVQALQMPDGPSSDSGLKMEVLKALTALVKNFPKPMVSSMQQILPIVWNTLTESAAFYVRTEVNYTEEVDDPVDSDGEVLGFENLVFSIFEFVHTLLENNKFKSTVKKALPELIYYIILYMQITEDQIKVWTANPQQFVEDEDDDTFSYSVRISAQDLLLAVATEFQNESAAALAAAASRHLQEAEQAKSSGTEHWWKIHEACMLALGSVKTIITENVKTGRVQFDMHGFLANVILADLNLAAASPFLLGRALWAASRFTTAMSPELIQQFLQATVSGLHDSQPPSVRISAVRAIWGYCDQLKLSESTHILQPFLPSILEGLVQLAAQFSSEVLTLVMETLCIVCTVDPAFTTSAENKICPLTIAIFLKYSNDPVVASLAQDIFKELAQIEACQGPMQMRLIPTLVSIMQAPPDKIPSGLCATAIDILTTVVRNTKPPLSEMLMCQAFPVVAQCTLHTDDNTTMQNGGECLRAYVSVALEQVGQWQDDQGHSGLWYVMQVVSQLLDPRTSEFTAAFVGRLVSTLIARAGTQLGDQLDQILRAILSKMQQAETLSVMQSLIMVFAHLVHSQLEPLLEFLCSLPGPTGKPALEFVMTEWMSRQHLFYGQYEGKVSTVALCKLLQHGINTNDKRLQDIVVKGEEIFSPEEGIRTRSKSAKNSERWTNIPLVVKIFKLIVNELSSVVEANATRASGADWSQDSGDMWEEQEDEDDDDEEGLSGQLLSDIIASNKYDDDYYEDDDEEDPDALKDPIYQIDLQAYLTDFLTQFAQQPCYAMFSSHLNEAERRVLQSVGI; encoded by the exons AGTTTGGGGTACACTTGGCAGAGCTTACAGTAGACCCTCGGGGAGCTCTTGCTATTCGGCAG CTGGCCTCGGTCATCCTGAAGCAGTATGTGGAGACACACTGGTGTTCCCAGTCAGAGAAGTTCCGTCCCCCTGAAACAACTGATCGG GCAAAAGCGGCAATCCGGGAGCTGCTTCCTGGGGGCTTGCGAGAGTCCATCAGTAAGGTGCGCTCCAGTGTTGCTTATGCTGTGTCGGCCATTGCTCACTGGGACTGGCCTGAGGCTTGGCCGCAGCTTTTCACCCTTCTCATGGAAATGCTGGTCAGCGGAGACATCAATGCTGTGCATGGTGCCATGAGAGTCCTCACAG AGTTCACTCGTGAGGTAACAGACACTCAGATGCCCCTAGTGGCGCCTGTGATTTTGCCTGAAATGTACAAGATCTTCACTATGGTGGAG GTCTACAGCATTCGCACTCGGTCCAGGGCAGTTGAAATCTTTACCACTTGTGCCAACCTGATTTGTGCCATTGAAGAACTGGAGAAG GGTGCAGCCAAAGCCCTCATCTTTCCTGTGGTGCAACAGTTTACTGAGGCCTTTGTCCAGGCACTTCAGATGCCTGATGGACCATCTTCTGATAGTGGCCTGAAGATGGAGGTCCTAAAG GCTTTGACTGCTCTGGTGAAGAACTTCCCCAAACCCATGGTTTCCAGCATGCAGCAGATTTTGCCTATTGTGtggaacacactgactgaaagtgCTGCCTT TTATGTCAGAACAGAGGTTAACTATACTGAGGAGGTGGATGATCCTGTTGACTCTGACG GAGAGGTTCTTGGGTTTGAGAACCTGGTATTCAGCATATTTGAATTTGTCCACACACTTCTGGAGAACAACAAGTTCAAAAGCACAGTGAAGAAGGCTTTACCAGAGCTTATCTACTACATCATCTTATACATGCAGATCACTGAGGATCAG ATAAAGGTGTGGACTGCCAACCCTCAACAGTTTGTtgaagatgaggatgatgataCCTTCTCCTACTCCGTTCGGATTTCGGCTCAGGACCTTTTGCTG GCAGTGGCTACAGAGTTCCAGAATGAGAGTGCAGCAGCACTGGCTGCAGCAGCCTCGCGGCACCTGCAGGAGGCAGAGCAAGCCAAGAGTAGTGGCACCGAGCACTG GTGGAAGATCCATGAGGCGTGCATGCTGGCACTGGGCTCTGTCAAGACCATAATCACAGAGAATGTGAAGACTGGCCGTGTGCAGTTTGACATGCATGGCTTCCTTGCCAATGTCATTCTAGCTGATCTCAACCTGGCAG CTGCTTCCCCATTCCTCCTGGGCCGGGCCCTCTGGGCTGCCAGCCGCTTCACCACAGCCATGTCGCCAGAGCTCATCCAGCAATTTCTCCAGGCCACTGTCAGTGGCTTGCACGATAGCCAGCCACCCTCCGTGCGCATCTCAGCTGTCCGTGCTATCTGGGG GTACTGTGACCAGCTGAAGCTGTCAGAGAGCACACACATCTTGCAGCCCTTCTTGCCCAGCATTCTGGAAGGACTGGTGCAGCTTGCAGCCCAATTCAGCTCAGAGGTGCTTACCTTGGTGATGGAGACATTGTGCATTGTGTGCACTGTTGATCCAGCTTTCACCACCAGTGCGGAGAACAAGATCTGCCCACTCACCATTGCCATCTTTCTGAAATACAGCAATG ACCCAGTCGTGGCTTCTCTGGCTCAGGACATTTTTAAGGAATTGGCTCAGATTGAGGCCTGTCAGGGTCCAATGCAGATGCGGCTCATCCCCACGTTAGTCAGCATCATGCAGGCACCCCCTGACAAGATCCCTTCCGGCCTGTGTGCG ACGGCCATAGACATCCTGACCACGGTGGTACGCAATACAAAGCCCCCTCTTTCGGAAATGCTCATGTGCCAAGCTTTCCCTGTGGTAGCACAGTGCACGTTACACACAGATGACAACACCACAATGCAG AATGGTGGTGAGTGCTTGCGGGCCTATGTGTCTGTGGCACTGGAGCAGGTGGGTCAGTGGCAAGATGACCAGGGCCACAGCGGCTTGTGGTACGTCATGCAGGTGGTCAGTCAACTATTGGACCCCCGCACCTCCGAGTTCACGGCTGCTTTTGTGGGCCGGCTGGTGTCTACACTCATTGCACGTGCTGGCACGCAGTTGGGTGACCAGCTCGACCAGATCTTGCGTGCCATTCTCAGCAAGATGCAGCAGGCTGAAACACTCAGTGTCATGCAG TCCCTTATCATGGTATTTGCTCACCTGGTGCACTCCCAGCTGGAGCCCTTACTAGAATTTCTGTGCAGCCTGCCAGGCCCCACAGGCAAGCCTGCCCTGGAGTTTGTCATGACTGAATGGATGAGCCGCCAGCACCTCTTCTATGGCCAATATGAGGGCAAAGTCAG CACGGTGGCCCTGTGTAAACTCCTCCAGCATGGCATCAACACCAACGACAAACGCTTGCAGGACATTGTGGTCAAGGGGGAAGAGATCTTTAGCCCAGAGGAGGGAATTCGAACACGCTCCAAAAGTGCCAAAA ATTCAGAGCGATGGACAAACATTCCTCTAGTGGTGAAGATCTTCAAACTCATTGTCAACGAGTTGTCATCTGTGGTTGAAGCAAATGCCACCAGAGCATCGGGAGCTGACTGGAGTCAAG ATTCAGGGGACATGTGGGAGGAgcaggaagatgaagatgatgatgatgaagagggACTGTCAGGCCAGTTGCTGTCGGACATCATTGCCTCCAACAAATACG ATGATGATTActatgaagatgatgatgaggaggaccCAGATGCTTTGAAAGACCCAATATATCAAATTGATCTCCAG GCCTACCTGACCGACTTTCTGACCCAGTTTGCCCAGCAGCCCTGCTATGCCATGTTCTCCAGCCATCTGAATGAAGCCGAGAGGAGAGTCCTGCAGTCTGTTGGCATTTAA